The proteins below are encoded in one region of Streptomyces ficellus:
- a CDS encoding class I SAM-dependent methyltransferase: MLTVDFTRFPLAPGDRVLDLGCGAGRHAFECYRRGAQVVALDQNGEEIREVAKWFAAMKEAGEAPAGATAAAMEGDALNLPFPDESFDVVIISEVMEHIPDDKGVLAEMVRVLKPGGRIAVTVPRYGPEKVCWALSDAYHEVEGGHIRIYKADELLARIREAGLKPYGTHHAHALHSPYWWLKCAFGVDNDKALPVRAYHKLLVWDIMKKPLATRLAEQALNPVMGKSFVAYATKPHLPATAAK; this comes from the coding sequence GTGCTGACCGTCGACTTCACCCGCTTCCCGCTCGCCCCCGGCGACCGCGTCCTCGACCTGGGCTGCGGCGCGGGACGGCACGCCTTCGAGTGCTACCGGCGCGGAGCCCAGGTCGTCGCCCTCGACCAGAACGGCGAGGAGATCCGCGAGGTCGCCAAGTGGTTCGCCGCCATGAAGGAAGCCGGTGAGGCACCCGCCGGGGCCACCGCCGCCGCGATGGAGGGCGACGCCCTCAACCTGCCCTTCCCCGACGAGTCGTTCGACGTCGTCATCATCTCCGAGGTCATGGAGCACATCCCGGACGACAAGGGCGTCCTCGCCGAGATGGTCCGCGTCCTCAAGCCCGGCGGCCGCATCGCCGTCACCGTGCCCCGCTACGGCCCCGAGAAGGTCTGCTGGGCGCTCTCCGACGCCTACCACGAGGTCGAGGGCGGCCACATCCGCATCTACAAGGCGGACGAACTCCTCGCCAGGATCCGCGAGGCCGGACTGAAGCCCTACGGCACCCACCACGCCCACGCCCTGCACTCGCCCTACTGGTGGCTGAAGTGCGCCTTCGGCGTCGACAACGACAAGGCGCTGCCCGTGCGGGCGTACCACAAGCTGCTGGTCTGGGACATCATGAAGAAGCCGCTCGCCACCCGCCTCGCCGAACAGGCCCTCAACCCGGTCATGGGCAAGAGCTTCGTGGCGTACGCGACCAAGCCGCACCTCCCCGCGACGGCCGCCAAGTGA
- a CDS encoding prenyltransferase/squalene oxidase repeat-containing protein, whose amino-acid sequence MTSPERTEHLVLPGVLTAEEAAETVAGILAVQREDGAIPWFRGHHLDPWDHTEAAMALDTAGEHAAAARAYEWLARHQNDDGSWYAAYHDGDHTRVTDHGRETNFCAYIAVGVWHHYLATGDDTFLDRMWPAVHAAVEFVLRLQQPGGQIGWKREPDGTPVTDALLTGSSSIHQALRCALAIAEEREEPQPGWELATGALGHAVRHHPERFLDKSRYSMDWYYPVLGGAVTGAAAKERIESAWDDFVVPGLGVRCVLPNPWVTGGESCELALTLWAMGESDRALEILQSIAHLRAPGGMYWTGYVFEGDRAVWPEELTTWTAGSLLLAVAALGGDEATTAVFGGDRLPRGLEPDCCR is encoded by the coding sequence GTGACCTCCCCCGAGCGCACCGAGCACCTCGTCCTGCCCGGCGTCCTCACCGCCGAGGAGGCCGCCGAGACCGTCGCCGGCATCCTCGCCGTCCAGCGCGAGGACGGCGCCATCCCCTGGTTCCGCGGCCACCACCTCGACCCCTGGGACCACACCGAGGCCGCCATGGCCCTGGACACCGCCGGCGAGCACGCCGCGGCCGCCCGCGCCTACGAGTGGCTCGCCCGCCACCAGAACGACGACGGCTCCTGGTACGCCGCCTACCACGACGGCGACCACACCCGGGTCACCGACCACGGCCGGGAGACCAACTTCTGCGCCTACATCGCCGTCGGCGTCTGGCACCACTACCTCGCCACCGGCGACGACACCTTCCTCGACCGCATGTGGCCGGCCGTCCACGCCGCCGTCGAGTTCGTCCTGCGCCTCCAGCAGCCCGGCGGCCAGATCGGCTGGAAGCGCGAACCCGACGGCACCCCCGTCACCGACGCGCTGCTCACCGGCTCCTCCTCCATCCACCAGGCACTGCGTTGCGCCCTCGCCATCGCCGAGGAGCGCGAGGAGCCGCAGCCCGGCTGGGAACTGGCCACCGGCGCGCTCGGCCACGCCGTCCGCCACCACCCCGAGCGGTTCCTCGACAAGAGCCGCTACTCGATGGACTGGTACTACCCGGTCCTCGGTGGCGCCGTCACCGGCGCGGCGGCCAAGGAGCGCATCGAGAGCGCCTGGGACGACTTCGTGGTTCCCGGCCTCGGCGTCCGCTGCGTCCTGCCCAACCCCTGGGTCACCGGCGGCGAGAGCTGCGAGCTGGCCCTGACGCTCTGGGCGATGGGCGAGTCCGACCGCGCCCTGGAGATCCTCCAGTCCATCGCCCACCTGCGCGCCCCGGGCGGCATGTACTGGACGGGTTACGTCTTCGAGGGCGACCGCGCCGTCTGGCCCGAGGAACTCACCACCTGGACGGCCGGCTCCCTGCTGCTCGCGGTGGCCGCCCTCGGCGGCGACGAGGCCACCACGGCGGTGTTCGGCGGCGACCGCCTGCCGAGGGGCCTGGAACCGGACTGCTGCCGCTGA
- a CDS encoding AMIN-like domain-containing (lipo)protein produces MKRRTTALATLLLTGAGLGMLTTPATAAPVAAARAATVCPTGWGSVQKTATAAATASLTDIRTGRHDCFDRMVFHVPGVGTGKVGYDVRYVERIYQDGSGRHIPVAGGAVLEVRLSAPSYDPETGAATYRGKVAQPLPGVDLTGYRTFRDTRFVGSFEGDTQVGLGVRARLPFRVLHLSDRLVVDVAHTWGATR; encoded by the coding sequence ATGAAACGACGCACCACGGCACTGGCGACGCTCCTGCTCACCGGCGCCGGTCTCGGCATGCTGACCACCCCGGCCACGGCGGCACCGGTCGCCGCCGCGCGGGCCGCCACCGTCTGCCCCACCGGCTGGGGCAGCGTCCAGAAGACCGCGACCGCCGCCGCGACCGCCTCGCTGACGGACATCAGGACCGGCCGCCACGACTGCTTCGACCGCATGGTCTTCCACGTCCCCGGCGTCGGCACCGGCAAGGTCGGGTACGACGTCCGGTACGTCGAGCGGATCTACCAGGACGGCTCCGGACGCCACATCCCGGTCGCCGGCGGCGCCGTCCTCGAAGTGCGCCTGTCGGCCCCCAGCTACGACCCGGAGACCGGCGCCGCCACCTACCGCGGCAAGGTCGCCCAGCCGCTGCCCGGGGTGGACCTCACGGGCTACCGCACCTTCCGGGACACCCGGTTCGTCGGCAGCTTCGAGGGCGACACCCAGGTCGGCCTCGGCGTCCGCGCGCGGCTCCCGTTCCGGGTCCTCCACCTGTCCGACCGCCTCGTGGTGGACGTCGCCCACACCTGGGGCGCCACCCGCTGA
- a CDS encoding LLM class F420-dependent oxidoreductase: protein MRLGLALGYWGRGPGTGHLELAREAERLGYHSVWTAEAWGSDAFTPLTWIAAHTSRIRLGTAIAQMAARTPTATAMHALTLDHLSGGRMMLGLGLSGPQVVEGWYGRPFPASPLTATREYVDVVRQVLRREGPVVLDGRFHPHPYAGEDGTGLGRPLKPITHPLRADLPVLLGAEGPKNVAQTARIADGWLPLYWSPLRPGAYDLPDLPAGFMVAPMARARVCDDVAEGLLPVKAMLGFYIGGMGHATRNFHADLMARMGYEAEARRVQELFARGRREEAVRAVPDAFADEISLTGPRGRIAERLELWRAGPVTDLLVTAPDPATLRVLAELNA, encoded by the coding sequence ATGCGGCTCGGACTGGCACTCGGCTACTGGGGGCGCGGGCCCGGGACCGGCCACCTCGAACTGGCCCGCGAGGCCGAGCGGCTCGGCTACCACTCGGTGTGGACGGCCGAGGCGTGGGGCTCGGACGCGTTCACGCCGCTCACCTGGATCGCGGCGCACACCAGCCGGATCCGGCTGGGCACGGCGATCGCGCAGATGGCCGCCCGGACGCCGACGGCCACCGCGATGCACGCGCTCACCCTGGACCACCTCTCGGGCGGCCGGATGATGCTGGGGCTCGGCCTGTCCGGGCCGCAGGTCGTCGAGGGCTGGTACGGCCGCCCGTTCCCCGCCTCGCCGCTCACCGCGACGCGGGAGTACGTCGACGTGGTCCGCCAAGTCCTGCGGCGCGAGGGGCCGGTGGTGCTGGACGGCAGGTTCCACCCGCACCCGTACGCCGGGGAGGACGGCACCGGCCTCGGCAGGCCGCTGAAGCCGATCACCCATCCGCTCCGCGCCGACCTGCCGGTCCTGCTGGGGGCGGAGGGCCCGAAGAACGTCGCCCAGACGGCGCGGATCGCCGACGGCTGGCTGCCGCTGTACTGGTCGCCGCTGCGGCCCGGCGCGTACGACCTGCCGGACCTGCCCGCCGGGTTCATGGTCGCGCCCATGGCCCGCGCGCGGGTGTGCGACGACGTCGCCGAGGGCCTGCTGCCCGTCAAGGCGATGCTCGGGTTCTACATCGGCGGCATGGGCCACGCCACCCGCAACTTCCACGCCGACCTGATGGCGCGCATGGGGTACGAGGCCGAAGCCCGCCGTGTGCAGGAGCTGTTCGCGCGGGGGCGCCGCGAGGAGGCGGTGCGCGCCGTCCCGGACGCCTTCGCCGACGAGATCTCCCTGACCGGCCCCCGTGGCCGGATCGCCGAACGCCTGGAGCTGTGGCGCGCGGGGCCGGTCACCGACCTCCTGGTCACCGCCCCCGACCCGGCCACCCTGCGGGTGCTGGCCGAACTCAACGCGTAG
- a CDS encoding N-acetylmuramoyl-L-alanine amidase, with the protein MHHDDSSQVPRRRSKLALAGAALVPAALAGWLVWAVTSGPARSLPPEARPAPGPSGAPLASPVTPAPPAPLAGKTVVIDPGHNPGNFEHPHEINQSVNIGTNRKECDTTGTSTNSGYTEAAFTLDVSHRLRTLLRQQGATVVLTQDADRPYGPCIDERARIGNAAKADAVVSVHADGSGTGNRGFHVILPALVKGGTADTTSIVGPSRALGERVAREFALATGTAPANYIGGGTGLDVRKDLGGLNLSTVPKVFVECGNMRDPKDAALLTDTAWRQKAARGIAAGVSTYLRD; encoded by the coding sequence GTGCACCACGACGACAGTTCGCAAGTCCCGCGCCGCCGTTCGAAGCTCGCCCTCGCGGGCGCCGCGCTGGTTCCGGCGGCGCTGGCGGGGTGGCTGGTGTGGGCCGTGACGAGCGGCCCGGCCCGGAGCTTGCCCCCGGAGGCGCGGCCCGCGCCCGGTCCGTCCGGGGCGCCCCTGGCGTCCCCGGTCACCCCCGCGCCTCCGGCGCCCCTGGCCGGCAAGACCGTGGTGATCGACCCAGGTCACAATCCGGGAAACTTCGAGCACCCCCATGAGATCAACCAGTCGGTCAACATCGGAACGAACCGTAAGGAATGCGACACCACCGGGACGTCCACGAACTCCGGTTACACGGAAGCCGCATTCACCCTGGATGTTTCACACCGTCTTCGCACCTTGCTCCGGCAGCAGGGCGCGACGGTGGTCCTCACCCAGGACGCCGACCGCCCCTACGGGCCGTGCATCGACGAGCGGGCCCGGATCGGGAACGCCGCGAAGGCCGACGCGGTGGTGTCCGTGCACGCCGACGGCTCCGGCACCGGCAACCGCGGCTTCCATGTGATCCTCCCCGCGCTGGTCAAGGGCGGCACGGCCGACACCACGAGCATCGTGGGCCCGTCGCGCGCCCTCGGCGAGCGCGTCGCGCGGGAGTTCGCCCTCGCCACCGGGACCGCTCCGGCCAACTACATCGGCGGGGGCACCGGTTTGGACGTCCGCAAGGATCTCGGCGGACTGAATCTGTCGACCGTGCCCAAAGTGTTCGTCGAATGCGGCAATATGCGTGACCCGAAGGACGCCGCATTGCTGACAGACACGGCATGGCGGCAGAAAGCGGCCCGTGGGATCGCGGCCGGCGTCAGTACCTACCTGCGGGACTAG
- a CDS encoding class I SAM-dependent methyltransferase gives MAAPKPETLAAFEAAKGFMPVREGLALYAAAAEAGRLGLPLLEVGTYCGRSTILLADAARAAGTVAVTVDHHRGSEEQQPGWEYHDPAVVDPEVGLMDTLPTFRRTLHAAGLEEHVIAVVGRSPQVARVWAGEVGLVFIDGGHTDEHATADYEGWAPRVAEGGLLVVHDVFPDPADGGQAPYRVYLRALASGAFTEQSVTDSLRVLRRTGPGF, from the coding sequence ATGGCCGCGCCCAAGCCGGAGACGCTGGCCGCCTTCGAGGCCGCCAAGGGGTTCATGCCGGTGCGGGAGGGCCTGGCGCTGTACGCGGCGGCCGCCGAGGCGGGGAGGCTGGGCCTGCCGCTGCTGGAGGTCGGCACGTACTGCGGGCGCTCGACGATCCTGCTGGCCGACGCGGCCCGCGCCGCGGGGACCGTGGCGGTCACGGTCGACCACCACCGGGGCAGCGAGGAGCAGCAGCCGGGCTGGGAGTACCACGACCCGGCGGTGGTGGACCCGGAGGTCGGGCTGATGGACACGCTGCCGACGTTCCGCCGGACGCTGCACGCCGCGGGCCTGGAGGAGCACGTCATCGCCGTCGTCGGCCGGTCGCCGCAGGTGGCGCGGGTGTGGGCGGGTGAGGTCGGTCTGGTCTTCATCGACGGCGGCCACACCGACGAGCACGCGACGGCCGACTACGAGGGCTGGGCGCCGCGCGTGGCCGAGGGCGGGCTGCTGGTCGTGCACGACGTGTTCCCCGACCCGGCGGACGGCGGCCAGGCGCCGTACCGCGTCTATCTGCGGGCGCTCGCGTCGGGCGCGTTCACCGAGCAGTCGGTCACCGACTCGCTGCGGGTCCTGCGGCGTACGGGCCCGGGCTTCTGA
- a CDS encoding MFS transporter, with the protein MTAMPQPRTDTTPARPAADTSRPAARTWAVLLAACAGQFLVVLDVSVVNVALPSMRADLGLSAVGLQWVLNAYSIAFAGFMLLGGRAADIFGRKRTFLAGLGLFTAASVAGGLATEGWQLLAARAAQGLGAAVLAPATLTIVTGAVPPGPARTRAIATWSAVGAGGGAAGGLVGGVLTDLLSWRWVLLINVPVGVLVLVGAALWIRESRVESGRRLDLPGAVLVTAGLAAVAYGIVQTEEAGWGEPATLLPLLGGAALLVAFVAVEARTRAPLMPLTVFRSRAVTAANVSMLVNGSASFAMWFFMTVYAQNVLGYTPLEAGLALVPSSLAVILGSKLAPRLMTTTGARNLAVIGTLVAATGFGWQSLMDVHGTYVTTILGPGVLMMAGMGLAITPLASLATSGAAPGDAGLVSGLVNTSRTMGGALGLAVLSTVAASRTAGGTGPEALTAGYALAFRTGAGVLLAGAVLMLLWLPRRAPVMPGPDGPLPDPASVPHTGGK; encoded by the coding sequence ATGACAGCCATGCCGCAGCCCCGTACCGACACCACCCCTGCCCGCCCGGCCGCCGACACCTCCCGCCCCGCCGCCCGCACCTGGGCGGTCCTCCTGGCCGCCTGCGCCGGCCAGTTCCTGGTGGTCCTCGACGTCTCCGTGGTGAACGTCGCCCTGCCGTCGATGCGCGCCGACCTCGGGCTGTCGGCGGTCGGCCTCCAGTGGGTGCTCAACGCGTACTCGATCGCCTTCGCCGGGTTCATGCTGCTCGGCGGCAGAGCGGCCGACATATTCGGGCGCAAGCGGACGTTCCTGGCCGGACTCGGGCTGTTCACCGCCGCCTCGGTCGCCGGCGGGCTCGCCACGGAGGGCTGGCAGCTGCTCGCCGCCCGCGCCGCACAGGGGCTCGGCGCGGCGGTCCTCGCGCCCGCCACGCTCACCATCGTGACCGGCGCCGTACCGCCCGGGCCCGCGCGGACCCGGGCGATCGCGACCTGGTCGGCGGTGGGCGCGGGCGGTGGCGCGGCCGGCGGACTGGTCGGCGGCGTCCTGACCGACCTGCTGTCCTGGCGCTGGGTACTCCTGATCAACGTGCCGGTCGGGGTCCTCGTCCTCGTCGGCGCCGCGCTGTGGATCCGCGAGAGCCGGGTCGAGAGCGGCAGGCGGCTCGACCTGCCCGGCGCGGTCCTGGTCACCGCAGGGCTGGCCGCCGTCGCGTACGGCATCGTGCAGACCGAGGAGGCCGGCTGGGGCGAGCCCGCGACCCTGCTGCCGCTGCTCGGCGGCGCGGCGCTCCTGGTCGCGTTCGTCGCGGTCGAGGCCCGGACCAGGGCCCCGCTCATGCCGCTCACGGTGTTCCGCTCCCGCGCCGTCACGGCGGCGAACGTGTCGATGCTGGTCAACGGCTCGGCCTCGTTCGCCATGTGGTTCTTCATGACTGTCTACGCCCAGAACGTGCTCGGCTACACCCCGCTGGAGGCCGGCCTGGCCCTCGTACCGAGCTCCCTCGCCGTCATCCTCGGCTCCAAGCTGGCGCCCCGCCTGATGACCACCACCGGGGCGCGCAACCTCGCGGTGATCGGCACCCTGGTCGCCGCCACCGGCTTCGGCTGGCAGTCCCTGATGGACGTGCACGGGACGTACGTCACGACGATCCTCGGCCCCGGCGTCCTGATGATGGCCGGCATGGGCCTGGCCATCACCCCGCTCGCCTCGCTCGCCACCTCGGGCGCCGCACCGGGCGACGCCGGCCTGGTGTCGGGCCTCGTCAACACCTCGCGCACCATGGGCGGCGCCCTGGGCCTGGCCGTCCTGTCGACGGTCGCCGCCTCCCGCACGGCGGGCGGAACGGGACCGGAGGCGCTCACGGCGGGGTACGCGCTGGCGTTCCGCACCGGCGCGGGCGTCCTGCTGGCGGGCGCCGTACTGATGCTCCTGTGGCTGCCGCGGCGGGCCCCGGTCATGCCCGGTCCCGACGGCCCCCTGCCCGATCCGGCCTCCGTGCCGCATACTGGCGGGAAATGA
- a CDS encoding MaoC/PaaZ C-terminal domain-containing protein → MPIDANLAIAAEPRSGEITWDHKDVQLYHLGLGAGVPATDPDELRYTLESRLHVLPSFATVAGAGMGMMGGLAAPGIDVDLAAVLHGGQSIRLHRTIPVRGRARTTARVAAVYDKGKAAVLVLRSEATDDDGPLWTSDAEVYVRGEGGFGGERGPSARLELPERAPDRTVERHVREDQALLYRLSGDWNPLHADPEFAKLAGFDRPILHGLCTYGMTLKAVADTVLGGDVTRVRAYRTRFAGVAYPSETLRIRMWQQDEGVRVAVSAVERDDAPVLADALVETV, encoded by the coding sequence ATGCCCATTGACGCGAACCTGGCGATCGCGGCCGAGCCCCGTTCCGGCGAGATCACCTGGGACCACAAGGACGTCCAGCTCTACCACCTCGGCCTCGGCGCCGGAGTCCCCGCGACGGACCCGGACGAACTGCGCTACACCCTGGAATCCCGGCTACACGTCCTGCCCAGCTTCGCCACCGTCGCCGGCGCGGGCATGGGCATGATGGGCGGCCTGGCGGCCCCCGGCATCGACGTGGACCTCGCCGCGGTCCTGCACGGCGGGCAGAGCATCCGGCTGCACCGGACGATCCCGGTCCGCGGCCGGGCCCGGACCACCGCCCGGGTCGCCGCCGTGTACGACAAGGGCAAGGCGGCCGTCCTCGTCCTGCGCTCCGAGGCCACGGACGACGACGGACCGCTGTGGACCAGCGACGCCGAGGTGTACGTACGCGGCGAGGGCGGCTTCGGCGGCGAACGCGGCCCCTCCGCACGCCTCGAACTCCCCGAGCGCGCCCCGGACCGGACCGTCGAGCGGCACGTGCGCGAGGACCAGGCCCTGCTCTATCGGCTCTCCGGCGACTGGAACCCCCTCCACGCCGACCCGGAGTTCGCCAAGCTCGCCGGATTCGACCGGCCCATCCTGCACGGCCTGTGCACCTACGGCATGACCCTGAAGGCGGTCGCCGACACCGTCCTCGGCGGCGACGTGACCCGCGTCCGCGCGTACCGCACCCGCTTCGCGGGCGTGGCCTACCCGAGCGAGACCCTCCGCATCCGGATGTGGCAGCAGGACGAGGGAGTCCGGGTGGCGGTGTCCGCCGTCGAGCGGGACGACGCGCCGGTCCTCGCCGACGCCCTCGTAGAGACCGTGTGA
- a CDS encoding Zn-dependent alcohol dehydrogenase, with protein MRAAVLHETGQDKLEVLDDVEAVGFGPGKVRIRVRATGLCHSDVSAMNGVLPQPAPFVPGHEGAGEVLDTGDGVTTLARGDRVLLCWLPACGACPSCRRGQTQLCLAGFLNAGTPNFRRPGGDVFGFAGTGTFAEEVVVDAGCAVPIPDDVPFDIAALIGCGVTTGLGAAINTARVEAGSSVAVIGCGGVGISAIQGAKLQGAARIVAVDPVASRREAALRFGATDAVAPDELPDAKQRITAGEGFDYVFEVVGRSATARTAYETTRRGGTLCIVGAGAMDDFLQLNMFELFFDEKRILPSMYGGGDVLRSYERAIALWRAGRIDLAGLITHRVPLAGVNDALEQMRTGEALRTCIEI; from the coding sequence ATGCGCGCAGCCGTACTGCACGAGACCGGCCAGGACAAACTGGAAGTCCTCGACGACGTCGAGGCGGTGGGCTTCGGCCCCGGCAAGGTGCGCATCCGGGTCAGGGCGACCGGGCTGTGCCACTCGGACGTCTCCGCGATGAACGGCGTACTGCCGCAGCCCGCGCCCTTCGTTCCCGGCCACGAGGGCGCCGGGGAGGTCCTGGACACCGGCGACGGGGTGACCACCCTCGCCCGCGGCGACCGGGTGCTGCTGTGCTGGCTGCCCGCGTGCGGCGCCTGCCCCTCCTGCCGGCGCGGCCAGACCCAGCTGTGCCTGGCCGGCTTCCTGAACGCCGGCACGCCCAACTTCCGGCGCCCCGGCGGGGACGTCTTCGGCTTCGCCGGAACCGGCACCTTCGCCGAGGAGGTCGTCGTGGACGCCGGTTGCGCGGTGCCCATACCCGACGACGTCCCCTTCGACATCGCCGCGCTCATCGGCTGCGGGGTGACGACCGGGCTGGGCGCGGCTATCAACACCGCACGCGTGGAGGCCGGTTCGTCGGTCGCCGTCATCGGCTGCGGAGGCGTCGGCATCTCCGCGATCCAGGGCGCCAAGCTCCAGGGCGCGGCGCGGATCGTGGCCGTCGACCCGGTGGCCTCGCGCCGGGAGGCGGCGCTGCGGTTCGGTGCGACCGATGCGGTGGCGCCGGACGAACTCCCCGACGCCAAGCAGCGGATCACCGCCGGCGAGGGCTTCGACTACGTCTTCGAGGTCGTCGGCCGGTCCGCCACCGCCCGCACCGCCTACGAGACGACCCGGCGCGGCGGCACCCTGTGCATCGTCGGCGCGGGCGCCATGGACGACTTCCTCCAGCTCAACATGTTCGAGCTGTTCTTCGACGAGAAGCGGATCCTGCCGTCGATGTACGGCGGCGGCGACGTCCTGCGCTCGTACGAACGGGCCATCGCCCTGTGGCGGGCGGGCCGCATCGACCTCGCGGGGCTGATCACGCACCGGGTCCCGCTGGCGGGCGTCAACGACGCGCTGGAGCAGATGCGCACCGGTGAGGCGCTGCGCACCTGCATCGAGATCTGA
- a CDS encoding 3-oxoacyl-ACP reductase has product MSMPLADLSAIVTGAGRGLGRAEALELARLGAAVVVNDYGEGSAAAADEVVAEIVAAGGRAVAHIGDVADHATAGALVALATDTYGKLDVLVNNAGILRDRMVFSMSEAEWDAVVRVHLKGHFNTTHFASVHWRERAKAAGGPVHGRIVNTSSEAFLAGSAGQPNYAAAKGGIVGLTTSSALALSKYGVTCNAICPRARTRMTRDVFAGFREPTGDGALDPLSPDHVAPLVGYLASPAASAVNGQLLVVHGGMVAVVERPRVAAKFDAAKEAFSYEELDALLSPYYASRPPGETFAAAEVLSLTRN; this is encoded by the coding sequence ATGTCCATGCCCCTGGCGGACCTCTCCGCGATCGTCACCGGCGCCGGGCGGGGCCTCGGCCGCGCGGAGGCCCTGGAGCTCGCCCGGCTCGGCGCGGCCGTCGTCGTCAACGACTACGGCGAAGGATCGGCCGCCGCGGCCGACGAGGTCGTCGCCGAGATCGTCGCGGCGGGCGGCCGGGCGGTCGCCCACATCGGCGACGTCGCCGACCACGCGACGGCGGGCGCCCTGGTGGCCCTCGCCACCGACACGTACGGAAAGCTCGACGTCCTGGTCAACAACGCGGGCATCCTGCGCGACCGGATGGTCTTCTCGATGAGCGAGGCCGAGTGGGACGCGGTGGTGCGTGTCCACCTCAAGGGCCATTTCAACACCACGCACTTTGCGTCCGTCCACTGGCGCGAGCGTGCGAAGGCGGCCGGCGGGCCGGTGCACGGGCGGATCGTGAACACCTCCTCCGAGGCGTTCCTCGCCGGCTCGGCGGGCCAGCCCAACTACGCCGCCGCCAAGGGCGGGATCGTGGGCCTGACCACGTCCTCGGCCCTCGCGCTCTCCAAGTACGGCGTCACGTGCAATGCGATCTGCCCGCGCGCCCGCACCCGGATGACCCGGGACGTCTTCGCCGGGTTCCGGGAGCCCACCGGCGACGGCGCCCTCGACCCGCTGTCCCCGGACCACGTCGCGCCGCTCGTCGGCTACCTCGCCTCGCCCGCCGCGTCCGCCGTCAACGGGCAGCTACTGGTCGTCCACGGCGGCATGGTGGCCGTGGTGGAACGGCCGAGGGTGGCGGCCAAGTTCGACGCGGCCAAGGAGGCGTTCTCGTACGAGGAGCTGGACGCGCTGCTCTCCCCGTACTACGCGAGCCGCCCGCCCGGCGAGACGTTCGCCGCGGCGGAGGTCCTGTCCCTCACGAGGAACTGA
- a CDS encoding Nif3-like dinuclear metal center hexameric protein gives MPRLSEVIAELDALWPPERAEQWDAVGTVCGDPDAEVTRVLFAVDPVQEIADEALTLGADLIVTHHPLYLRGTTTVAAGHFKGRVVHTLIKNDIALHVAHTNADTADPGVSDALAGALDLRVTGPLVPENGLGRICELDPPQTLREFAERAAKRLPATAQGIRVAGDPDATVRTVAVSGGSGDSLFDAVRAAGVDAFLTADLRHHPASEATQHSPLGLVDAAHWATEWPWCELAAAQLDEISDRHGWGLRVHVSRTVTDPWSHHSSSGAPN, from the coding sequence GTGCCCCGTCTGTCTGAAGTCATCGCCGAGCTCGACGCCCTCTGGCCGCCCGAGCGGGCCGAACAGTGGGACGCCGTCGGCACCGTCTGCGGCGACCCCGACGCCGAGGTCACGCGCGTACTGTTCGCCGTCGACCCCGTACAGGAGATCGCCGACGAGGCCCTCACGCTCGGCGCGGACCTGATCGTCACCCACCATCCGCTGTACCTGCGGGGCACGACGACGGTCGCGGCCGGCCACTTCAAGGGCCGGGTCGTCCACACGCTGATCAAGAACGACATCGCCCTGCACGTCGCGCACACCAACGCCGACACCGCGGACCCCGGCGTCTCCGACGCCCTCGCCGGCGCGCTCGACCTGCGCGTCACCGGGCCCCTCGTACCGGAGAACGGCCTCGGCCGGATCTGCGAGCTGGACCCGCCGCAGACGCTGCGCGAGTTCGCCGAGCGGGCCGCGAAGCGGCTGCCCGCCACCGCGCAGGGCATCCGTGTCGCGGGCGACCCCGACGCCACCGTCCGGACCGTCGCCGTCAGCGGTGGGTCCGGCGACAGCCTCTTCGACGCCGTGCGCGCGGCGGGCGTGGACGCGTTCCTCACCGCCGACCTGCGCCACCACCCGGCCTCCGAGGCCACCCAGCACTCACCGCTGGGTCTGGTCGACGCCGCGCACTGGGCCACCGAGTGGCCCTGGTGCGAGCTGGCCGCCGCCCAGCTCGACGAGATTTCCGACCGTCACGGCTGGGGCCTGCGGGTCCACGTCTCGAGGACGGTCACCGACCCGTGGTCCCACCACTCTTCTTCTGGAGCCCCCAACTGA